A single window of Nocardia higoensis DNA harbors:
- a CDS encoding cytochrome P450 family protein, with protein MTVLPPSPVASTPIVLDPTGTDIPGEAIRLRERGRLVRVELPAGVQAWAVTDPALLEELFVDSRVSKDAAQHWPAFIAGEISADWPLIAWVSVRNMLTAYGEDHQRLRRLIGPAFTARRVTALRPQVERISTELLDDLAARPADAVIDLREEYAAQVPLQVISALMGVPADLQPGLRQCIDEIFSTSPQRDPQETFAEMIGILGTLVARRRAEPGEDMTSLLISHRDENEDRLTEEELVHTLLLVISAGFETTVNLLGQAIYQLLTRPELLPQLRAGTLSWSHLIEETLRYAPPVANLPLRYAITDIDVDDQRIAAGEAIITSIAAANRSLALHGPDADEFDPSRTTKEHRSFGYGTHYCLGAPLARLEAEIALPALFERFPELALAVAPETLKPLSSFISQGHQSLPVFMSAQPEAAADR; from the coding sequence ATGACTGTTCTTCCCCCTTCCCCCGTCGCGAGCACGCCCATCGTGCTCGATCCCACCGGCACCGACATCCCCGGTGAGGCCATCCGCCTGCGTGAGCGCGGACGCCTGGTCCGAGTGGAACTGCCCGCCGGAGTGCAAGCCTGGGCGGTCACCGATCCCGCGCTGCTCGAGGAGTTGTTCGTCGACTCGCGGGTGTCCAAGGACGCCGCACAGCACTGGCCCGCCTTCATCGCCGGAGAGATCTCGGCGGACTGGCCATTGATCGCGTGGGTGTCGGTGCGCAATATGCTCACCGCCTACGGCGAAGACCATCAACGACTGCGCAGGCTCATCGGACCGGCGTTCACCGCTCGCCGCGTCACCGCGTTGCGTCCACAGGTCGAGCGGATCAGCACCGAGTTGCTCGACGACCTGGCCGCCCGGCCCGCCGACGCGGTGATCGACCTGCGGGAGGAATACGCGGCGCAGGTTCCGCTGCAGGTGATCAGCGCGCTGATGGGCGTCCCGGCCGATCTGCAGCCCGGGCTCCGGCAGTGCATCGACGAGATCTTCTCCACCTCCCCGCAGCGCGATCCGCAGGAAACCTTCGCCGAGATGATCGGCATCCTGGGCACGCTCGTCGCCCGCCGCCGCGCCGAGCCCGGCGAGGACATGACCAGCCTGCTCATCAGCCACCGCGACGAGAACGAAGACCGGCTCACCGAAGAAGAACTCGTCCACACCCTGCTCCTGGTGATCAGTGCGGGCTTCGAGACCACGGTCAACCTGCTCGGCCAGGCGATCTACCAACTGCTCACCCGCCCCGAACTGCTGCCCCAACTCCGCGCGGGCACCCTGAGCTGGTCACACCTGATCGAGGAGACCCTGCGCTACGCGCCCCCGGTCGCGAACCTGCCGCTGCGCTACGCGATCACCGACATCGATGTCGACGACCAGCGGATCGCGGCGGGCGAAGCGATCATCACCAGCATCGCCGCCGCCAACCGCAGCCTCGCACTGCACGGCCCCGACGCGGACGAGTTCGACCCGAGCAGGACGACCAAGGAGCACCGGTCCTTCGGCTACGGCACGCACTACTGCCTCGGCGCCCCCTTGGCCCGGTTGGAGGCCGAGATCGCACTGCCCGCGCTGTTCGAGCGGTTCCCCGAACTGGCGCTCGCCGTCGCGCCGGAGACACTGAAGCCGTTGAGCAGCTTCATTTCCCAGGGCCACCAGAGTCTGCCGGTGTTTATGAGCGCCCAGCCCGAGGCTGCCGCCGACCGGTGA
- a CDS encoding aldo/keto reductase family oxidoreductase gives MSTPAPSLPGGTWTLGDLTLSRFGYGAMQLAGPWVMGPPADRDGAIAVLREAVDSGITHIDTSDAYGPRITNQLIREALHPYPESVHIVTKVGAERDEQGGWPTAKRPDQLRRQVEENLESLGLGRLDVVNLRLGDATSPRAGSIAEAFETLVDLQEQGIIRHLGVSNATAEQVAEAQGIAPIVCVQNMYNLAHRHDDELIDRLAAEGIAYVPFFPLGGFSPLQSATLSAVAARLDATPMSVALAWLLHRSSNILLIPGTSSVAHLRENIAGARLSLSEADLAELDRLGTSARR, from the coding sequence ATGAGCACACCTGCCCCATCACTTCCCGGCGGCACCTGGACGTTGGGCGATCTGACCCTCTCCCGGTTCGGTTACGGCGCGATGCAGCTCGCGGGCCCGTGGGTCATGGGGCCGCCCGCGGACCGGGACGGCGCGATTGCCGTGCTCCGCGAGGCCGTCGACTCCGGGATCACCCACATCGACACCAGCGACGCCTACGGGCCGCGCATCACCAACCAGCTGATCCGCGAAGCGTTGCATCCCTACCCGGAGTCTGTGCACATCGTGACGAAGGTCGGCGCGGAACGCGACGAGCAGGGCGGATGGCCGACGGCCAAGCGGCCGGACCAGTTGCGGCGTCAGGTCGAGGAGAACCTGGAATCTCTCGGACTCGGGAGGCTGGATGTGGTGAACCTCCGGCTCGGCGACGCCACGAGCCCGCGGGCGGGTTCGATCGCCGAAGCGTTCGAGACGCTCGTCGACCTCCAGGAACAGGGGATCATCCGCCATCTCGGCGTGAGCAACGCTACCGCCGAGCAGGTTGCCGAAGCGCAGGGTATCGCGCCGATCGTGTGTGTCCAGAACATGTACAACCTCGCCCATCGTCACGACGACGAGCTGATCGACCGGCTTGCCGCCGAGGGCATCGCCTACGTGCCGTTCTTCCCCCTCGGCGGGTTCAGTCCGCTGCAATCGGCCACGCTGTCCGCGGTCGCCGCCCGGCTCGACGCGACACCGATGTCGGTCGCGCTGGCATGGCTGCTGCACAGGTCGTCGAACATTCTGCTCATCCCGGGCACGTCCTCGGTGGCGCACCTGCGGGAGAACATCGCCGGCGCTCGGCTCTCGCTGTCCGAGGCGGATCTCGCCGAGCTGGACAGGCTCGGGACGTCCGCGCGACGATAG
- a CDS encoding maleylpyruvate isomerase N-terminal domain-containing protein, giving the protein MTTPEAERHRAFAATFLSVADATVDWSAPTPVEEWQARDIVDHLLDWLPPLLRRWSDIALPPATGETPAARWADRATAVQALLDSPDRAATVVSEGPFAGDSIARLIDRIYTADVYMHTWDLARAGGIDVALDAQYAQDLLEGMRPIESAMRESGHYGPPTRTDSDDPVDRLMAFIGRAVTLP; this is encoded by the coding sequence GTGACCACCCCGGAAGCTGAACGCCATCGCGCCTTCGCCGCGACATTTCTGTCCGTCGCGGACGCCACCGTCGACTGGAGCGCACCCACGCCCGTCGAAGAGTGGCAGGCCCGCGATATCGTTGACCACCTTCTCGACTGGCTGCCGCCACTGCTCCGGAGGTGGTCGGATATCGCCCTTCCGCCCGCGACCGGAGAGACACCGGCCGCCAGGTGGGCCGACCGCGCGACTGCCGTGCAAGCCCTGCTGGACTCACCGGACCGCGCCGCCACGGTCGTCTCGGAGGGGCCGTTCGCCGGGGATTCGATCGCCCGTCTGATCGATCGCATCTACACCGCGGACGTATACATGCACACGTGGGACCTGGCGCGGGCCGGCGGGATCGATGTCGCGCTCGACGCGCAATACGCCCAGGATCTCCTCGAGGGGATGCGGCCCATCGAGTCGGCCATGCGAGAGTCAGGTCACTACGGACCGCCGACTCGGACCGACAGCGACGATCCGGTGGATCGCCTGATGGCATTCATCGGCCGTGCGGTGACGTTGCCGTAA
- a CDS encoding aldo/keto reductase, with translation MEVLGACERDGIAFVPYFPLATGALDEPDQLTRPARRLGVSTSAVALAWLLRRSPVIIPIPGTKSLRHLADNISASDVAALLTDEEVHALTAVADEASARLGTMPDQMSEAMLRIRGGSIR, from the coding sequence ATCGAAGTCCTCGGCGCTTGCGAACGAGACGGCATCGCGTTCGTTCCGTACTTCCCTCTCGCCACCGGCGCCCTGGATGAACCGGACCAGCTCACCCGACCGGCGCGCCGGCTCGGCGTATCCACCTCGGCGGTCGCCCTGGCATGGCTGCTTCGACGCTCCCCGGTGATCATCCCGATCCCCGGCACCAAGTCCCTGCGACACCTCGCCGACAACATCAGCGCATCCGACGTGGCGGCACTGTTGACCGACGAAGAGGTCCACGCACTGACAGCGGTCGCGGACGAAGCATCCGCGCGGCTCGGCACGATGCCGGATCAGATGTCCGAAGCCATGCTTCGGATTCGCGGTGGGTCCATCCGGTAG
- a CDS encoding endonuclease/exonuclease/phosphatase family protein: MKVKVDLGELQGLLTEVRRAQSSLDHGIQLFSVPTPMAIDFGDIWGVPTGPVWLGNTTPFGNTTAGKALASAHQSVYRAGTDMLQAFSETVDSDGERMELALLLYRAMDDDNAEEILQNNRNNLKVLSTHLTEHEDGHVQDQAEQINRLLERVGGPTDGNVIIGGDFNANADSDSPSTDALDRYTDQGLDPTAGRIDDGLGGTSPSYRPIDYVIPRGVGTSEAERWNRDESDHDGQSVDVTMPAW, encoded by the coding sequence ATGAAGGTGAAGGTCGATCTCGGCGAATTGCAGGGCCTGTTGACCGAGGTGCGCCGGGCCCAGAGTTCGCTCGACCACGGTATCCAACTCTTCTCGGTGCCGACGCCGATGGCGATCGACTTCGGCGACATATGGGGCGTCCCCACCGGACCGGTGTGGTTGGGAAACACCACCCCGTTCGGGAACACGACTGCGGGCAAGGCGCTGGCGAGCGCGCACCAGTCCGTGTACAGAGCCGGCACGGACATGCTGCAGGCATTCTCCGAGACCGTCGACTCCGACGGTGAGCGCATGGAATTGGCGCTGCTGCTGTATCGCGCCATGGACGACGACAACGCCGAGGAAATCCTGCAGAACAACCGCAACAACCTGAAGGTGCTCAGCACTCATCTCACCGAGCACGAGGACGGCCATGTACAGGATCAGGCCGAACAGATCAATCGTCTGCTCGAACGGGTAGGGGGGCCGACCGACGGCAATGTCATAATCGGAGGTGACTTCAACGCCAACGCCGACTCCGACAGTCCCTCCACCGACGCACTCGACCGCTACACCGATCAAGGTCTCGACCCGACGGCCGGACGAATCGACGACGGCCTCGGCGGCACTTCTCCCAGCTACCGGCCGATCGACTACGTGATCCCCCGCGGTGTCGGAACATCCGAAGCCGAACGATGGAACAGAGACGAATCCGACCACGACGGGCAGAGCGTCGACGTCACCATGCCCGCCTGGTGA
- a CDS encoding ABC transporter ATP-binding protein: protein MPPASDVVVLTDRLTKSYGRLVALREVDLRIERGEVFGYLGPNGAGKSTTLRVLMGMLRPTAGRAELFGMDAWSAAVAVHRRVGYVPGELALYPRMTGRQHIDYLRNLRRDRDRKYADTLATRLDLQLDKPVRALSKGNRQKLALVLAVMSRPELLILDEPTGGLDPLVQLEFYAILREHTATGGTVLLSSHVLSEVQRVADRVGVLREGRLVAVERLEDLQEKSLHHVVAEFAHPVDATDFQHLGGLRDIVIEGTTLRCSAPQSALDALIKHVARHTLVDFECAEASLDETFLALYGSGEP, encoded by the coding sequence ATGCCTCCCGCTTCCGATGTGGTGGTGCTGACCGACCGGCTGACGAAATCGTACGGCCGACTGGTCGCGCTGCGTGAGGTCGACCTGCGGATCGAGCGCGGTGAGGTGTTCGGGTACCTCGGGCCGAACGGGGCCGGGAAGTCCACCACCCTGCGTGTGCTGATGGGGATGCTGCGCCCCACCGCGGGGAGGGCTGAACTGTTCGGAATGGATGCCTGGTCGGCTGCGGTGGCCGTCCATCGGCGGGTCGGGTATGTACCGGGCGAACTGGCCCTCTACCCGCGAATGACCGGGCGTCAGCACATCGATTACCTGCGCAATCTGCGCCGGGACCGCGACCGGAAGTACGCCGATACCTTGGCGACCCGACTCGACCTGCAGCTCGACAAACCTGTGCGGGCACTCTCGAAAGGCAACCGGCAGAAGCTCGCCCTGGTCCTCGCCGTCATGAGCAGGCCCGAGCTGTTGATTCTCGACGAGCCGACCGGGGGTCTGGACCCGCTCGTCCAGCTGGAGTTCTACGCGATCCTGCGCGAGCACACCGCGACGGGCGGCACGGTGCTGCTGTCCTCGCACGTCCTCAGCGAAGTCCAGCGGGTCGCGGACCGCGTCGGCGTCCTACGGGAAGGCCGCCTGGTGGCTGTCGAGAGGCTCGAGGATCTCCAGGAGAAGTCTCTGCATCACGTCGTCGCCGAGTTCGCGCACCCGGTCGATGCCACGGATTTCCAGCACCTCGGCGGCCTGCGCGACATCGTGATCGAAGGGACCACCCTTCGTTGCAGCGCGCCCCAATCCGCACTGGACGCACTGATCAAGCACGTCGCGCGACACACCCTCGTCGACTTCGAATGCGCCGAAGCGAGTCTCGACGAGACCTTCCTCGCATTGTATGGATCGGGGGAACCGTGA
- a CDS encoding ABC transporter permease subunit, with protein sequence MANSTLTRTVSTRTVFMKTLWDQRWSLPAWVAGLMLLVAMYVAIWPSVRDQPSISGFIEQMSEAMRALFAMSGADMSTPVGYVQVELLAFMGPLLLLLYAITTGAASVAGEEEHRTLDLLLAGPISRGRIFIEKFAAMAVGIALLGAVTGVALVGEGSLADMTLPAGNVAATMVHMSLLALVYGTLAATFGALTGRPGVSRAVPAVAAVLAYVVNGLGPIVSWLEPWQKFSPFYQYAGHDPLRNGLSVPAVLVSIGTVVLLVVVALFGFGRRDVAG encoded by the coding sequence ATGGCGAACAGTACCCTCACCCGGACGGTGTCGACTCGAACCGTCTTCATGAAGACACTGTGGGACCAGCGGTGGTCGCTGCCGGCCTGGGTGGCGGGGCTAATGCTGCTCGTCGCCATGTACGTCGCGATCTGGCCGAGCGTGCGCGACCAGCCCTCGATCAGCGGCTTCATCGAGCAGATGTCGGAGGCGATGCGGGCACTGTTCGCGATGTCCGGCGCGGACATGTCCACACCGGTCGGCTACGTGCAGGTGGAGCTGCTGGCGTTCATGGGACCGCTGTTGCTGCTGCTCTACGCGATCACCACCGGAGCCGCATCGGTCGCCGGCGAAGAGGAGCACCGCACGCTGGACCTGCTGCTGGCCGGCCCGATCAGCCGAGGCCGCATCTTCATCGAGAAATTCGCCGCGATGGCGGTCGGGATCGCACTGCTCGGAGCCGTGACCGGAGTGGCGTTGGTGGGTGAGGGAAGTCTGGCCGACATGACGCTGCCCGCGGGCAATGTCGCCGCGACGATGGTGCACATGTCGCTGCTGGCACTCGTGTACGGCACCCTCGCGGCCACCTTCGGGGCGTTGACCGGACGCCCCGGCGTCAGCCGTGCCGTCCCCGCGGTCGCCGCCGTCCTCGCCTACGTCGTCAACGGGCTCGGCCCGATCGTGTCCTGGCTCGAGCCGTGGCAGAAGTTCTCGCCGTTCTACCAGTACGCCGGCCACGATCCGCTGCGTAACGGACTGTCCGTGCCCGCCGTGCTGGTCTCCATCGGCACGGTCGTGCTGCTTGTCGTTGTCGCGTTGTTCGGGTTCGGACGCCGCGACGTCGCCGGATAG
- a CDS encoding nitroreductase/quinone reductase family protein has protein sequence MRVFNKYVTNPLMMRLAGRKYWYASVIRHTGRRTGKTYDTPVVAERFTGGFIIPLPYGTHVDWLRNVRRTGTATIRHKGRVYDVAAPEIIEAATAAPLLSPRHRRQFRRFGIEKFVIVETTDDAGGATDGGASTPPSDPGDAE, from the coding sequence ATGCGGGTGTTCAACAAATACGTGACCAATCCACTCATGATGCGGCTGGCCGGCCGGAAGTACTGGTACGCGTCGGTCATCCGGCACACCGGCAGACGCACCGGGAAAACCTACGACACACCCGTCGTGGCCGAGCGCTTCACCGGCGGGTTCATCATCCCGCTTCCCTACGGCACGCACGTGGATTGGCTGCGCAATGTACGACGCACCGGAACGGCGACCATCCGGCACAAAGGCCGCGTCTACGACGTCGCCGCTCCCGAGATCATCGAAGCCGCGACCGCCGCTCCTCTGCTGTCCCCTCGACATCGGCGCCAGTTCCGGCGATTCGGCATCGAGAAGTTCGTCATTGTCGAAACCACCGACGACGCAGGTGGCGCGACGGATGGGGGCGCCTCGACGCCGCCGTCAGACCCCGGCGACGCCGAGTAG
- a CDS encoding DUF2231 domain-containing protein produces MELSTFNGMPIHPLLVHFVVALVPIAALILVLSLCWPAARRRIGIASPVVAFVTLVLVPLTTEAGEWLEDRTPSDPLVEIHAELGEELLVWSVGVFLVALAWWAIGQRRVQQWWAKRTGSAQAQAPRVLAIGLIVLGIALAVGSVVQVYRIGDSGAAAVWNDRVDTEATPGR; encoded by the coding sequence ATGGAACTCAGCACGTTCAACGGCATGCCGATCCACCCGCTGCTGGTGCACTTCGTGGTGGCGCTGGTGCCGATCGCGGCGCTGATCCTGGTGCTGTCGCTGTGCTGGCCCGCCGCGCGACGCCGCATCGGGATCGCCTCGCCCGTCGTGGCCTTCGTCACGCTCGTCCTGGTGCCGTTGACCACCGAGGCCGGCGAGTGGCTCGAGGACCGGACGCCGAGTGATCCGCTGGTGGAGATCCACGCCGAGCTCGGCGAGGAGCTCCTCGTCTGGTCGGTGGGCGTCTTCCTGGTCGCGCTGGCGTGGTGGGCGATCGGCCAGCGTCGCGTCCAGCAGTGGTGGGCGAAGCGGACCGGATCCGCGCAGGCCCAGGCGCCCCGCGTCCTGGCGATCGGGCTGATCGTTCTGGGTATCGCCCTGGCGGTCGGATCGGTCGTCCAGGTCTATCGCATCGGTGACAGCGGTGCGGCCGCCGTCTGGAACGACCGAGTCGACACCGAGGCGACGCCAGGGCGGTGA
- a CDS encoding XRE family transcriptional regulator, with protein sequence MFNSKLQQLIRQAGWTQDGVARRVNARIGEVTGTPGRYTDETIRRYLCGERTWPDPKYREAFRHVLGVDSDHQLGFVNQRASHALSRAGVGEDPLRLSDSLRAAGDVTAPVTLADLVEITEPTPIPARVGKIEIAQIFDTARMFDTWDNTYGGVLVRETVAAQLRYAVALLDARCSESNRIELFSAVGFLANTSAWMAFDSHAHNDARRMQRLALRCAEEAGDVHLRAEVLSCMARQEIWCGDPDAALTLTELGLVRADRLTPTERASLRVIRARALAQLHRVEEAVRAVGEADESFRSRSPGDDAFFMTYYDDAQLGGDTGHALYDMALHGRFVGEARARLQTAVSGYGDMYVRSRALAHLKLASLVMATGDPGEAIVIGHAAVDEAARVRSRRMGVYLRELDSLAASNGSLDEVTRLRRRLMSAAM encoded by the coding sequence GTGTTCAACAGCAAACTGCAACAGCTCATCCGGCAGGCGGGATGGACCCAGGATGGGGTGGCCCGGCGGGTCAATGCGCGGATCGGCGAGGTCACGGGCACCCCGGGGCGCTACACCGACGAGACGATTCGGCGGTATCTGTGTGGAGAGCGGACCTGGCCGGACCCGAAGTATCGGGAAGCGTTCCGGCATGTGCTCGGTGTGGATTCCGACCATCAGCTCGGTTTCGTCAATCAGCGGGCGTCGCACGCGCTGTCACGTGCCGGGGTCGGGGAGGATCCCCTGCGCCTCTCCGACTCGCTGCGAGCAGCCGGGGATGTGACCGCGCCGGTCACGCTCGCGGATCTGGTGGAGATCACCGAGCCGACGCCCATCCCGGCGCGTGTCGGAAAGATCGAGATCGCGCAGATATTCGACACCGCCCGGATGTTCGACACCTGGGACAATACCTACGGCGGTGTCCTGGTTCGCGAGACCGTCGCCGCCCAGTTGCGCTACGCCGTCGCCCTGCTCGACGCCCGGTGTTCGGAATCGAACCGTATCGAATTGTTCAGCGCTGTCGGCTTTCTCGCCAACACCTCGGCATGGATGGCGTTCGATTCGCACGCTCACAACGACGCTCGTCGGATGCAGCGCCTGGCCTTGCGTTGCGCCGAGGAGGCAGGCGATGTCCATCTGCGAGCCGAGGTGTTGTCCTGTATGGCCCGGCAGGAGATCTGGTGCGGTGACCCGGATGCCGCACTGACCCTCACCGAACTCGGACTGGTACGGGCCGATCGCCTCACCCCTACCGAACGCGCCAGCCTGCGGGTCATCCGGGCGCGTGCCCTTGCCCAACTGCACCGCGTCGAGGAAGCGGTGCGCGCGGTGGGCGAGGCCGACGAGAGCTTCCGCAGCCGCAGCCCCGGCGACGACGCGTTCTTCATGACCTACTACGACGATGCCCAGCTCGGCGGCGACACCGGGCACGCGCTCTACGACATGGCGTTGCACGGGCGCTTCGTCGGCGAGGCGCGGGCACGACTGCAGACCGCCGTCAGCGGTTACGGTGACATGTATGTCCGGTCCAGGGCGTTGGCGCACCTCAAATTGGCCTCGCTCGTCATGGCCACCGGCGACCCCGGCGAGGCCATCGTCATCGGCCACGCCGCCGTCGACGAAGCCGCCCGGGTCCGCTCCCGTCGCATGGGTGTCTACCTGCGTGAACTCGACTCGCTGGCGGCCTCCAACGGATCGCTGGACGAGGTCACCCGGCTCCGTCGCCGTCTCATGAGTGCGGCGATGTAA
- a CDS encoding winged helix-turn-helix transcriptional regulator translates to MSTTTAAAKRAQAKIEYNAFLAVCPSRQLLDRISDKWVGLILCALGGASPAEQPRPMRFSELSRRLTGVSQKMLTQTLRSLERDGLLTRTVRPTVPITVSYELTDLGLSLHQLMRGIKIWAETHMDEVLAHRTEHDARR, encoded by the coding sequence ATGAGCACGACCACCGCCGCGGCCAAGAGAGCCCAGGCCAAGATCGAGTACAACGCCTTTTTGGCGGTGTGCCCGAGCAGGCAACTGCTGGACCGGATCTCCGACAAATGGGTCGGGCTGATCCTGTGCGCACTCGGCGGCGCCTCGCCTGCGGAGCAACCTCGTCCGATGCGCTTCTCCGAGCTGTCCCGCCGGCTCACCGGCGTCAGTCAGAAGATGCTCACCCAAACCCTGCGTTCCCTCGAGCGCGACGGCCTCCTCACCCGCACCGTCAGGCCGACCGTCCCGATCACGGTCTCCTACGAGCTCACCGACCTCGGCCTGTCACTGCACCAGCTGATGCGGGGCATCAAGATCTGGGCTGAGACGCACATGGACGAAGTCCTCGCCCACCGCACGGAACACGACGCCCGCAGGTAG
- a CDS encoding cytochrome P450 has translation MSSARSGLPTTVFASQHPAVYGSPLDTDGESRVPLYTEQFAADPHAVYGQLREQFGSLAPVWLAPGVPATLVIGYWTALRIMNDPEHFPADPRMWERDIPPECPVLPMMQWRPNALRSAGLEHERYRSTTVAALGRVDLAALHTSVARIAATLIDAFADRGRADLLGDYAVPLVFEVISELIGCDPDVSAQTAAGMAMMFDATADAAEGNRLIVAALGELVRRKRARPGNDMTSSLSAHPIGLSDEEIIQQLVTLYGAASEPLTNLIANALSWMMTHREFGGDVVGGSLSTRDALTHVLFRDPPIANFCMSYPPQPQLIDETVWVPAHQPIVISLAACNNDPAVLGGNIRHNESHLGLGAGPHRCPAQTPAHLIAGEAIDQILDSLPEMALAVPAEQLRWRPGPFHRALESLPVVFHPIASPPPPTR, from the coding sequence TTGTCCTCAGCTCGATCCGGCCTACCCACCACCGTCTTCGCCAGTCAGCACCCCGCGGTATACGGCTCGCCTCTGGACACCGACGGCGAGTCCCGGGTGCCCCTCTACACCGAGCAGTTCGCGGCCGACCCGCACGCCGTATACGGGCAGCTGCGTGAGCAGTTCGGGTCCCTGGCGCCGGTATGGCTCGCTCCAGGAGTTCCGGCGACCTTGGTGATCGGCTATTGGACCGCGCTGAGGATCATGAACGACCCCGAGCATTTCCCCGCCGATCCGCGGATGTGGGAGCGCGACATCCCACCGGAGTGCCCGGTGCTGCCGATGATGCAATGGCGACCGAACGCCTTGCGCAGCGCAGGACTCGAACACGAGCGGTATCGGTCGACCACGGTGGCCGCTCTCGGCCGGGTGGATCTGGCCGCCCTGCACACATCGGTCGCGCGGATCGCGGCGACGCTCATCGACGCGTTCGCCGACCGTGGCCGGGCCGATCTGCTCGGCGACTACGCGGTCCCATTGGTGTTCGAAGTGATCAGCGAGCTGATCGGGTGCGACCCCGACGTCAGCGCGCAGACCGCCGCAGGCATGGCGATGATGTTCGACGCGACTGCCGACGCCGCCGAGGGAAACCGACTGATCGTGGCGGCGCTGGGCGAACTCGTCCGCCGCAAACGCGCCAGGCCGGGCAACGACATGACGTCCTCGCTGTCGGCCCACCCCATCGGCCTGAGCGACGAGGAGATCATCCAGCAGCTGGTCACCCTCTACGGTGCGGCGAGCGAGCCACTGACCAACCTCATCGCCAACGCCCTGTCCTGGATGATGACCCACCGGGAATTCGGGGGCGATGTCGTCGGCGGGTCGTTGTCCACCCGGGACGCGCTCACCCATGTGCTCTTCCGCGATCCGCCGATCGCGAACTTCTGCATGTCCTATCCGCCGCAGCCACAACTCATCGACGAAACCGTCTGGGTGCCGGCGCATCAGCCGATCGTGATCAGTCTGGCCGCCTGCAACAACGACCCGGCCGTCCTCGGCGGCAATATCCGCCACAACGAGTCCCATCTCGGATTGGGCGCCGGACCGCACCGGTGCCCCGCGCAGACGCCCGCGCATCTCATCGCCGGGGAGGCCATCGATCAGATCCTCGACTCGCTGCCCGAGATGGCACTGGCGGTCCCCGCCGAGCAGCTGCGGTGGCGACCGGGACCGTTCCACCGAGCACTCGAATCACTGCCCGTCGTCTTCCACCCCATTGCCTCCCCGCCTCCGCCCACCCGCTGA
- a CDS encoding VIT1/CCC1 transporter family protein → MTSSKDLTDSPISNAPHAAEPHAGGLSSRLNWLRAGVLGANDGIVSVAGLVVGVAAATTDRGPIMTAGLAGLAAGAVSMALGEYVSVSTQRDTERALLAKERHELSTMPEAELDELTAIYEAKGLSPETARTVAEELTAHDAFAAHVEAELGIDPDELTNPWHAAFASAAAFTVGAILPLLAILLPPTQARIPITFVAMLVALALTGSLSARLGGAARGRAIVRVVGGGALAMAVTYGIGQLLGVAGV, encoded by the coding sequence GTGACCTCGAGCAAGGACTTGACCGATTCGCCGATCAGCAATGCCCCCCACGCCGCGGAACCGCATGCCGGGGGGCTGTCGTCGCGGCTGAACTGGCTGCGGGCCGGGGTCCTCGGCGCCAACGACGGCATCGTCTCGGTCGCCGGTCTTGTCGTCGGTGTCGCGGCGGCCACCACCGATCGCGGCCCGATCATGACCGCCGGACTGGCCGGCCTCGCCGCAGGCGCGGTCTCCATGGCCTTGGGCGAGTACGTCTCGGTCAGCACCCAGCGCGACACCGAACGTGCCCTGTTGGCCAAGGAGCGCCACGAGCTGTCGACCATGCCCGAGGCCGAACTCGACGAGCTGACCGCGATCTACGAGGCGAAGGGCCTGTCCCCGGAGACTGCCCGCACGGTCGCCGAGGAATTGACCGCGCACGACGCGTTCGCCGCGCACGTGGAGGCCGAACTGGGGATCGACCCGGACGAGCTGACCAACCCCTGGCATGCGGCGTTCGCCTCTGCCGCCGCGTTCACCGTCGGTGCGATCCTGCCGCTGCTGGCGATCCTGTTGCCGCCGACGCAGGCGCGCATCCCGATCACGTTCGTCGCGATGCTGGTGGCATTGGCCCTCACCGGCAGCCTCAGCGCCCGCCTCGGCGGCGCGGCCCGCGGCCGGGCCATCGTGCGGGTCGTTGGCGGTGGTGCGCTCGCGATGGCCGTCACCTACGGAATCGGGCAGCTACTCGGCGTCGCCGGGGTCTGA